GGCCATGTCCGTGCCCGACCTGGAGCTGACCCGCTCGGGCGTCACGGGCGAGGTGCCCGTCGCGCAGATGACCGACCTGGACACGGGCCGCGCGCAGGACGACGGCGTGCGCACCGTCGCTCCCGTGGGCGCGGTGACGTGCCGCTACTGCCGCCACGTCCAGGCGGAGGGCCTGCTGTGTGACGGCTGCGGCATGCGCCTGCCCCGCGTCAAGGTGGCGGCGCAGACGACCGCGAAGCGCAAGGGCGCGGACGAGGGCGAGCGCGTGCCCTGTCCCTCCTGCCACGTGCCGGCCTGGCCGGGCCGCGCGTGCGTGGCGTGCGGCACGAAGGTGGAGGCGGAGGCGTGACGGCTCCGGCACTGACGGCGGGCTACGTGTGCAGCGAGGGCTGCGGCTTCACCGCGTCGCTGTGGGAGGTCGTCTACCGCTGCCCGCGCTGCGAAGGACTGCTGGAGGTGGCCCACGACGAGGCCGCCCTGCGCGCCGTGCCCGCTTCGGAGTGGAAGCGCCGCTTCGAGTCCCGCTTCGCCACCTCCCGGCTGCCGGACGGCTCGGGCGTGTGGGGCAAGCGCGAGTGGGCGCTGCCCGAGCTGCCGGTGGAGGACATCGTCTCGCTGGGCGAGGGGCGCGTGCCGCTCAAGCCGCTGCCCCGCATGGCGGCGGAGCTGGGGCTGGGCTCGCTGATGTTGAAGGAGTGCGGCGTCTCCCCGACGGGCAGCTTCAAGGACTGGGGGATGACCGTCCTGGTGTCCGCGGTGAAGCACCTGCGCTCGCGCGGCACGCCCATCCGCGCGGTGGCGTGCGCGTCCACGGGCGACACGTCCGCGGCGCTGTCCGCGTACGCCGCGGCGGCGGGTATCCCGGCAGTGGTGTTCCTGCCGAAGAACAAGGTGTCGCTCGCGCAGCTCGTGCAGCCCATCGCCAACGGGGCGCGCGTGCTGTCGCTGGACACGGACTTCGACGGCTGCATGAAGCTGGTGCAGGCGGTGACGGCGGACACGGGGCTGTACCTGGCGAACTCGATGAACTCGCTGCGCATCGAGGGCCAGAAGATGATCGCCATCGAGCTGTGCCAGGACCTGGGCTGGGAGCCGCCGGATTGGATCGTCATCCCGGGCGGCAACCTGGGCAACGCGAGTGCGCTGGGCCGGGGCCTGGACCTGCTGTTCAACCTGGGGCTCATCACCCGCCGGCCGCGCATCGCGGTGGCGCAGGCGCAGCGGGCCAACCCCCTGGCGCGCGCCTTCCGAGGTGGCTTCCAGGACCTGGTGCCCATGCAGGCGGGAGCGACGCTCGCGTCCGCCATCCAGATTGGCAACCCGGTGTCCTTCCGCCGCGCGGTGCGGATGCTGCGCGCGTTCGACGGCGTGGTGGAGGAGGCGTCGGAGTCGGAGCTGGCCAACGCGGCGGCCCGGGCGGACCGCGAGGGCACCTTCACCTGTCCGCAGACGGGCGTCGCGCTGGCGGCGGTGGAGAAGCT
The genomic region above belongs to Corallococcus caeni and contains:
- the thrC gene encoding threonine synthase — translated: MTAPALTAGYVCSEGCGFTASLWEVVYRCPRCEGLLEVAHDEAALRAVPASEWKRRFESRFATSRLPDGSGVWGKREWALPELPVEDIVSLGEGRVPLKPLPRMAAELGLGSLMLKECGVSPTGSFKDWGMTVLVSAVKHLRSRGTPIRAVACASTGDTSAALSAYAAAAGIPAVVFLPKNKVSLAQLVQPIANGARVLSLDTDFDGCMKLVQAVTADTGLYLANSMNSLRIEGQKMIAIELCQDLGWEPPDWIVIPGGNLGNASALGRGLDLLFNLGLITRRPRIAVAQAQRANPLARAFRGGFQDLVPMQAGATLASAIQIGNPVSFRRAVRMLRAFDGVVEEASESELANAAARADREGTFTCPQTGVALAAVEKLAASGVMAKGASVAVVATAHGLKFADFKVGYHRQTLADVKAALANPPVELPADLSAVRAALKDLG